One part of the Pseudoliparis swirei isolate HS2019 ecotype Mariana Trench chromosome 6, NWPU_hadal_v1, whole genome shotgun sequence genome encodes these proteins:
- the fkbp4 gene encoding peptidyl-prolyl cis-trans isomerase FKBP4 isoform X2 produces MTTGEQSSEGQHAILMEGEDITPKKDGGVLKLVKREGTGTELPMTGDKVFVHYVGTLLDGSQFDSSRDKEEKFSFELGKGQVIKAWDVGVATMKVGELCQLSCKPEYAYGSAGSPPKIPPNATLIFEVELFEFRGEDITEEEDGAIIRRIITKGQGYSKPNEGASVDVTVVGTCEGRVFDERELKFEIGDGEGLGFPVGVEKAIMAMEQGEEAIFNMKPKYGFGNAGNAKYNIPGGATLHYKIKLKAFEKAKESWEMNTVEKLEQSIIVKDKGTQYFKEGKYKQASVQYKRIVSWLEHESGLSEEDEKNAKALRLAAHLNLAMCFLKLQEPNTVLENCDKALELQASNEKALFRRGEALFGMKEFDRARDDFQQVVQLYPANKAAKGQVSLCQKRIKEQHEKDKLIYANMFQKFADRDSKKEAEPEESEDKASENEEMEVENGEREVASEAKV; encoded by the exons ATGACGACAGGGGAGCAGTCAAGTGAAGGACAACACGCCATCCTCATGGAGGGAGAGGACATCACCCCGAAGAAAGACGGGGGGGTTTTAAAG CTCGTGAAAAGGGAAGGCACGGGCACAGAGCTGCCTATGACCGGCGACAAAGTGTTTGTACATTACGTTGGCACACTTCTGGATGGTTCTCAATTCGACTCGAGCAGAGACAAAGAAGAGAAGTTTTCCTTTGAGTTGGGCAAAG GTCAAGTAATAAAGGCATGGGACGTCGGCGTAGCCACAATGAAAGTGGGGGAGTTGTGCCAGCTCAGCTGTAAGCCTGAGTATGCTTACGGATCTGCAGGCAGTCCACCCAAGATACCCCCCAATGCCACACTTATTTTTGAG GTGGAACTTTTTGAATTTCGAGGTGAGGACATAAccgaagaggaggatggagcgATCATCCGTCGCATCATCACTAAAGGGCAAGGATATTCCAAGCCCAATGAAGGAGCCTCTGTTGACG TAACTGTGGTGGGAACCTGTGAGGGACGTGTATTTGACGAGAGAGAATTGAAGTTTGAGATTGGAGATGGAGAGGGTCTTGGCTTCCCAGTTGGAGTGGAGAAAGCTATAATGGCTATGGAGCAAGGAGAGGAGGCCATCTTCAATATGAAGCCTAA gtATGGCTTTGGTAATGCAGGCAATGCCAAGTATAACATCCCTGGCGGAGCAACACTGCATTACAAAATCAAGCTAAAGGCATTTGAGAAG GCCAAGGAGTCGTGGGAGATGAACACTGTAGAGAAGCTGGAACAAAGCATCATTGTCAAAGACAAGGGAACCCAGTACTTTAAG GAGGGGAAATATAAGCAGGCATCGGTGCAGTACAAGCGGATCGTGTCATGGCTGGAACACGAATCTGGTTTGTcagaggaggacgagaagaacGCGAAAGCTTTGCGGCTGGCAGCACATCTGAATTTGGCCATGTGCTTCCTAAAACTACAGGAGCCAAATACAGTCTTGGAAAATTGTGACAAG GCTCTGGAGTTGCAGGCATCCAATGAGAAGGCATTGTTCCGCAGGGGAGAGGCTCTGTTTGGTATGAAGGAGTTCGACAGGGCAAGAGATGACTTCCAgcaggttgttcagctgtatcCCGCCAACAAGGCTGCCAAGGGCCAG GTGAGCCTTTGCCAGAAACGTATCAAGGAGCAGCATGAGAAGGACAAACTCATCTACGCCAACATGTTCCAGAAATTTGCCGATAGGGATTCAAAG AAAGAAGCAGAGCCTGAGGAGAGTGAGGACAAGGCGAGCGAAAATGAAGAGATGGAAGTTGAGAACGGAGAAAGGGAGGTTGCCAGCGAAGCGAAGGTGTAG
- the fkbp4 gene encoding peptidyl-prolyl cis-trans isomerase FKBP4 isoform X1 has product MTTGEQSSEGQHAILMEGEDITPKKDGGVLKLVKREGTGTELPMTGDKVFVHYVGTLLDGSQFDSSRDKEEKFSFELGKGQVIKAWDVGVATMKVGELCQLSCKPEYAYGSAGSPPKIPPNATLIFEVELFEFRGEDITEEEDGAIIRRIITKGQGYSKPNEGASVDVTVVGTCEGRVFDERELKFEIGDGEGLGFPVGVEKAIMAMEQGEEAIFNMKPKYGFGNAGNAKYNIPGGATLHYKIKLKAFEKAKESWEMNTVEKLEQSIIVKDKGTQYFKEGKYKQASVQYKRIVSWLEHESGLSEEDEKNAKALRLAAHLNLAMCFLKLQEPNTVLENCDKALELQASNEKALFRRGEALFGMKEFDRARDDFQQVVQLYPANKAAKGQVSLCQKRIKEQHEKDKLIYANMFQKFADRDSKVKKEAEPEESEDKASENEEMEVENGEREVASEAKV; this is encoded by the exons ATGACGACAGGGGAGCAGTCAAGTGAAGGACAACACGCCATCCTCATGGAGGGAGAGGACATCACCCCGAAGAAAGACGGGGGGGTTTTAAAG CTCGTGAAAAGGGAAGGCACGGGCACAGAGCTGCCTATGACCGGCGACAAAGTGTTTGTACATTACGTTGGCACACTTCTGGATGGTTCTCAATTCGACTCGAGCAGAGACAAAGAAGAGAAGTTTTCCTTTGAGTTGGGCAAAG GTCAAGTAATAAAGGCATGGGACGTCGGCGTAGCCACAATGAAAGTGGGGGAGTTGTGCCAGCTCAGCTGTAAGCCTGAGTATGCTTACGGATCTGCAGGCAGTCCACCCAAGATACCCCCCAATGCCACACTTATTTTTGAG GTGGAACTTTTTGAATTTCGAGGTGAGGACATAAccgaagaggaggatggagcgATCATCCGTCGCATCATCACTAAAGGGCAAGGATATTCCAAGCCCAATGAAGGAGCCTCTGTTGACG TAACTGTGGTGGGAACCTGTGAGGGACGTGTATTTGACGAGAGAGAATTGAAGTTTGAGATTGGAGATGGAGAGGGTCTTGGCTTCCCAGTTGGAGTGGAGAAAGCTATAATGGCTATGGAGCAAGGAGAGGAGGCCATCTTCAATATGAAGCCTAA gtATGGCTTTGGTAATGCAGGCAATGCCAAGTATAACATCCCTGGCGGAGCAACACTGCATTACAAAATCAAGCTAAAGGCATTTGAGAAG GCCAAGGAGTCGTGGGAGATGAACACTGTAGAGAAGCTGGAACAAAGCATCATTGTCAAAGACAAGGGAACCCAGTACTTTAAG GAGGGGAAATATAAGCAGGCATCGGTGCAGTACAAGCGGATCGTGTCATGGCTGGAACACGAATCTGGTTTGTcagaggaggacgagaagaacGCGAAAGCTTTGCGGCTGGCAGCACATCTGAATTTGGCCATGTGCTTCCTAAAACTACAGGAGCCAAATACAGTCTTGGAAAATTGTGACAAG GCTCTGGAGTTGCAGGCATCCAATGAGAAGGCATTGTTCCGCAGGGGAGAGGCTCTGTTTGGTATGAAGGAGTTCGACAGGGCAAGAGATGACTTCCAgcaggttgttcagctgtatcCCGCCAACAAGGCTGCCAAGGGCCAG GTGAGCCTTTGCCAGAAACGTATCAAGGAGCAGCATGAGAAGGACAAACTCATCTACGCCAACATGTTCCAGAAATTTGCCGATAGGGATTCAAAGGTGAAG AAAGAAGCAGAGCCTGAGGAGAGTGAGGACAAGGCGAGCGAAAATGAAGAGATGGAAGTTGAGAACGGAGAAAGGGAGGTTGCCAGCGAAGCGAAGGTGTAG